The following proteins are co-located in the Silene latifolia isolate original U9 population chromosome 1, ASM4854445v1, whole genome shotgun sequence genome:
- the LOC141601308 gene encoding uncharacterized protein LOC141601308 isoform X1, with translation MPEDTHRRSSKIRFSTGKEKMKRMIALGFEGSANKIGVGVVTLDGTILANPRDTYITPPGHGFLPRETAHHHLEHVLPLVKSALMTAGITPDDIDCLCYTKGPGMGAPLQVCAVVVRVLSQLWKKPIVGVNHCVAHIEMGRIVTGAENPVVLYVSGGNTQVIAYSEGRYRIFGETIDIAVGNCLDRFARVLTLSNDPSPGYNIEQLAKKGEKFIDLPYAVKGMDVSFSGILSFIESTAEEKLKNDECTPADLCYSLQETLFAMLVEITERAMAHCDAKDVLIVGGVGCNKRLQEMMETMCSERGGRLFATDDRYCIDNGAMIAYTGLLEFAHGVSTPFEESTFTQRFRTDEVHAIWREKESSNGYNRDLKM, from the exons ATGCCCGAAGACACTCACAGGCGGAGTTCTAAAATTC GTTTTTCAACTGGTAAGGAAAAGATGAAGAGAATGATCGCCCTGGGTTTTGAGGGTTCAGCCAACAAGATTGGCGTGGGTGTTGTAACCTTAGATGGAACCATCTTAGCTAACCCACGCGACACCTATATTACCCCACCTGGCCATGGGTTTCTTCCTCGAGAAACTGCACACCATCACTTAGAACACGTCTTGCCACTTGTAAAATCCGCCCTTATGACTGCTGGAATAACCCCTGATGACATAGACTGCCTTTGTTATACCAAAGGGCCTGGCATGGGTGCCCCCTTGCAAGTGTGTGCAGTTGTTGTGAGGGTTTTGTCACAGCTTTGGAAGAAGCCGATAGTTGGCGTCAATCATTGTGTTGCTCATATTGAGATGGGGAGGATTGTTACTGGGGCTGAGAATCCAGTTGTGCTGTATGTCAGCGGGGGTAATACACAAGTTATTGCCTACAGTGAAGGCCGATATCGGATATTTGGAGAGACTATTGATATAGCAGTTGGCAATTGCTTGGATCGGTTTGCTCGTGTTTTGACATTGTCCAACGATCCGAGCCCTGGATACAATATTGAGCAG CTTGCTAAGAAAGGAGAAAAGTTCATAGATCTTCCTTACGCTGTCAAAGGAATGGACGTTTCTTTTAGTGGTATATTGAGTTTTATTGAATCTACGGCTGAAGAGAAGCTCAAAAATGACGAGTGCACACCTGCAGATTTATGCTACTCCTTACAG GAAACTCTATTTGCTATGCTAGTAGAAATAACAGAACGTGCAATGGCTCACTGTGATGCAAAAGACGTTCTCATTGTCGGGGGGGTGGGTTGCAATAAGCGGTTACAAGAGATGATGGAGACAATGTGCTCGGAGAGAGGTGGGCGATTATTCGCCACTGACGATAGATACTGCATTGACAATGGGGCTATGATTGCATACACCGGGTTACTTGAATTTGCTCATGGAGTATCTACTCCTTTTGAAGAATCGACATTTACTCAAAGATTCCGAACTGATGAAGTTCATGCCATTTGGAGGGAGAAAGAATCGTCCAACGGCTACAACAGGGATTTGAAAATGTAA
- the LOC141601308 gene encoding uncharacterized protein LOC141601308 isoform X2, producing the protein MKRMIALGFEGSANKIGVGVVTLDGTILANPRDTYITPPGHGFLPRETAHHHLEHVLPLVKSALMTAGITPDDIDCLCYTKGPGMGAPLQVCAVVVRVLSQLWKKPIVGVNHCVAHIEMGRIVTGAENPVVLYVSGGNTQVIAYSEGRYRIFGETIDIAVGNCLDRFARVLTLSNDPSPGYNIEQLAKKGEKFIDLPYAVKGMDVSFSGILSFIESTAEEKLKNDECTPADLCYSLQETLFAMLVEITERAMAHCDAKDVLIVGGVGCNKRLQEMMETMCSERGGRLFATDDRYCIDNGAMIAYTGLLEFAHGVSTPFEESTFTQRFRTDEVHAIWREKESSNGYNRDLKM; encoded by the exons ATGAAGAGAATGATCGCCCTGGGTTTTGAGGGTTCAGCCAACAAGATTGGCGTGGGTGTTGTAACCTTAGATGGAACCATCTTAGCTAACCCACGCGACACCTATATTACCCCACCTGGCCATGGGTTTCTTCCTCGAGAAACTGCACACCATCACTTAGAACACGTCTTGCCACTTGTAAAATCCGCCCTTATGACTGCTGGAATAACCCCTGATGACATAGACTGCCTTTGTTATACCAAAGGGCCTGGCATGGGTGCCCCCTTGCAAGTGTGTGCAGTTGTTGTGAGGGTTTTGTCACAGCTTTGGAAGAAGCCGATAGTTGGCGTCAATCATTGTGTTGCTCATATTGAGATGGGGAGGATTGTTACTGGGGCTGAGAATCCAGTTGTGCTGTATGTCAGCGGGGGTAATACACAAGTTATTGCCTACAGTGAAGGCCGATATCGGATATTTGGAGAGACTATTGATATAGCAGTTGGCAATTGCTTGGATCGGTTTGCTCGTGTTTTGACATTGTCCAACGATCCGAGCCCTGGATACAATATTGAGCAG CTTGCTAAGAAAGGAGAAAAGTTCATAGATCTTCCTTACGCTGTCAAAGGAATGGACGTTTCTTTTAGTGGTATATTGAGTTTTATTGAATCTACGGCTGAAGAGAAGCTCAAAAATGACGAGTGCACACCTGCAGATTTATGCTACTCCTTACAG GAAACTCTATTTGCTATGCTAGTAGAAATAACAGAACGTGCAATGGCTCACTGTGATGCAAAAGACGTTCTCATTGTCGGGGGGGTGGGTTGCAATAAGCGGTTACAAGAGATGATGGAGACAATGTGCTCGGAGAGAGGTGGGCGATTATTCGCCACTGACGATAGATACTGCATTGACAATGGGGCTATGATTGCATACACCGGGTTACTTGAATTTGCTCATGGAGTATCTACTCCTTTTGAAGAATCGACATTTACTCAAAGATTCCGAACTGATGAAGTTCATGCCATTTGGAGGGAGAAAGAATCGTCCAACGGCTACAACAGGGATTTGAAAATGTAA